In a single window of the Pseudomonas entomophila genome:
- a CDS encoding phage tail protein I — protein sequence MHSLLPLNRTPLERALEVAADEDLKAGLRTLYNPDTCPAHLLYQLAWAWSVDRWDDSWSEAIKRSVIRSAFFVHAHKGTLGALRRVVEPFGYLIEVQEWWQAQPAGVPGTFALKVGVADSGIDEQTYQELTRLIEDAKPVSRHLVGLDISLESLIPAYQAVGLYDGELLEVHPWQASDIDVHVGACNLVNEQTLDILDIYLNG from the coding sequence ATGCACAGCCTCCTGCCGCTCAACCGCACGCCGCTGGAACGCGCCCTGGAAGTGGCCGCCGACGAAGACCTCAAGGCCGGCCTGCGCACCCTCTACAACCCCGACACCTGTCCGGCGCACCTGCTCTACCAGCTGGCCTGGGCCTGGTCGGTGGATCGTTGGGACGACAGCTGGAGCGAGGCGATCAAGCGCTCGGTGATCCGCTCGGCATTCTTCGTCCACGCCCACAAGGGCACCCTCGGCGCCCTCAGGCGGGTGGTCGAGCCATTCGGCTACCTGATCGAGGTGCAGGAATGGTGGCAGGCCCAGCCTGCCGGGGTGCCAGGGACCTTTGCCCTGAAGGTCGGGGTGGCGGACAGCGGCATCGACGAACAGACCTACCAGGAGCTGACCCGCCTGATCGAGGACGCCAAGCCGGTCAGCCGGCATCTGGTCGGCCTCGACATCAGCCTGGAAAGCCTGATCCCCGCGTACCAGGCGGTGGGCCTCTACGACGGTGAACTGCTGGAGGTACACCCTTGGCAGGCATCGGACATCGATGTGCATGTGGGCGCCTGCAACCTGGTGAACGAGCAAACCCTGGACATACTGGACATCTACCTCAATGGCTAA
- a CDS encoding baseplate assembly protein — protein MSQVDLSKLPAPQLLEDLDFEALYQEDLASFRAQLGDGWNANLESDPVTKLLEVGAYRKLLNRARINDAAKALLLAYAEGRDLDQLAANVNLQRLVIQAADPSTIPPTEAILEADDALRERVQLVYEGLTTAGPRNSYILHARNASGRVADATAESPSPAVVDITVLSLDGDGVASPELLAQVQAYLNDDDIRPVADRVNVRSAEVLPYHVEAVLHMADNGPEYETVLSECRRRLQAWINPRRRLGLEVARSGIDAQLHIDGVSRVELIGWSDIRPSKAQAAWCTGIDLKRGG, from the coding sequence ATGAGCCAGGTCGACCTGTCGAAACTGCCGGCCCCGCAGCTGCTCGAGGACCTCGATTTCGAGGCGCTGTACCAGGAGGACCTGGCCAGCTTCCGCGCCCAGCTGGGCGATGGCTGGAACGCCAACCTGGAAAGCGACCCGGTCACCAAGCTGCTGGAAGTCGGTGCCTACCGCAAGCTGCTCAACCGGGCGCGCATCAACGATGCCGCCAAGGCGTTGCTGCTGGCTTATGCCGAAGGCCGCGACCTTGACCAGCTGGCCGCCAACGTCAACCTGCAACGCCTGGTGATACAGGCCGCCGACCCGAGCACGATCCCGCCGACCGAAGCCATCCTCGAAGCCGACGACGCCCTGCGCGAGCGGGTGCAACTGGTCTACGAAGGCCTGACCACCGCCGGCCCGCGCAACAGCTATATCCTCCACGCCCGCAACGCCTCGGGACGGGTCGCTGACGCGACCGCCGAGAGCCCGTCGCCCGCCGTGGTGGACATCACCGTGCTGAGCCTGGACGGCGATGGCGTGGCCAGCCCTGAGCTGCTGGCGCAGGTGCAGGCGTACCTCAACGACGACGACATCCGCCCGGTCGCCGACCGGGTCAACGTGCGCAGCGCCGAGGTGCTGCCCTACCACGTCGAGGCGGTGCTGCACATGGCCGACAACGGCCCGGAGTACGAAACGGTCCTCAGCGAATGCCGGCGCCGCCTGCAAGCCTGGATCAACCCACGGCGCAGGCTCGGCCTTGAAGTGGCCCGTTCCGGCATCGACGCCCAGTTGCACATCGACGGCGTGAGCCGGGTCGAGCTGATCGGCTGGAGCGACATCCGCCCGAGCAAGGCCCAGGCGGCCTGGTGCACCGGCATCGACCTCAAGCGCGGAGGCTGA
- a CDS encoding phage major tail tube protein gives MAMIPETLANLNLFVDGVSFQGDVPSLTLPKLTLKMEEHRPGGMDMPVEMDQGMEKQEAAFTTTGVRRESLKFFGLADGTAFNGTFRGAFKGLKGKINPVIVTLRGALKEIDMGDWKSGDKAEIKHSVAVTYYKLEVDGRLVYEIDALGMKRVIDGVDQLAAQRAALGL, from the coding sequence ATGGCAATGATTCCCGAAACCCTGGCCAACCTGAACCTGTTCGTCGATGGCGTCAGCTTCCAGGGCGATGTACCCAGCCTGACCCTGCCCAAGCTCACCCTGAAGATGGAGGAGCACCGCCCTGGTGGCATGGACATGCCGGTCGAGATGGACCAGGGCATGGAAAAACAGGAAGCCGCCTTCACCACCACCGGCGTGCGCCGCGAGTCGCTGAAGTTCTTCGGCCTGGCCGACGGCACTGCATTCAACGGCACCTTCCGCGGCGCCTTCAAGGGCCTGAAGGGCAAGATCAACCCGGTGATCGTCACCCTGCGTGGCGCGCTGAAAGAGATCGACATGGGCGACTGGAAGTCCGGCGACAAGGCCGAGATCAAGCACAGCGTCGCCGTCACCTACTACAAGCTCGAAGTCGACGGCCGCCTGGTCTACGAGATCGATGCCCTGGGCATGAAGCGGGTGATCGACGGCGTCGACCAACTGGCCGCCCAGCGCGCTGCCCTGGGTCTTTAA
- a CDS encoding phage tail protein encodes MTYLEQLQATLHALVKAGEAGRRRADAMLDPMNDAIGHIQGAVGELEGLPVVGPIIGAKLQRTMRAITNAQARVAKVVAKYDQAVAVVRQVRDRIDGFAAHAAKAGAAIGRVVGAVRATVNGVLSTLGFAPEATPAAEAVKPFPHLLVLQPLKAGATPYYFNLDTAAFDQLRRQTRFRWAGQERLSRDTAQQAVSLGEENISIRGAIFPGFKGGLGQLQTLRSIGRQLLPLSLTTGYGEVLGTWCLTSIEEEQGALLAGGIPRKQGFSLEFVSYGQDLYNV; translated from the coding sequence ATGACCTACCTGGAGCAGCTGCAAGCCACGCTGCACGCCCTGGTCAAGGCGGGAGAGGCGGGGCGTCGGCGTGCCGACGCCATGCTCGATCCCATGAACGACGCGATCGGCCACATACAAGGCGCGGTGGGCGAGCTGGAAGGGTTGCCGGTGGTCGGGCCGATCATCGGTGCCAAGCTGCAGCGCACGATGCGCGCGATCACCAATGCCCAGGCCCGGGTTGCCAAAGTGGTGGCCAAGTATGACCAGGCGGTGGCCGTGGTGCGCCAGGTGCGTGACCGCATCGACGGCTTCGCCGCCCACGCCGCCAAGGCTGGCGCAGCGATCGGTCGCGTGGTGGGGGCGGTGCGCGCCACCGTCAACGGCGTGCTGTCGACGCTGGGCTTCGCCCCCGAGGCGACCCCTGCCGCCGAAGCGGTCAAGCCGTTCCCACACCTGCTGGTACTGCAACCGCTCAAGGCGGGCGCTACACCGTACTACTTCAACCTCGACACCGCCGCCTTCGACCAACTGCGTCGGCAGACCCGCTTCCGCTGGGCCGGCCAGGAGCGGCTGAGCCGCGACACCGCGCAACAGGCGGTGAGCCTGGGCGAGGAGAACATCAGCATTCGCGGGGCGATCTTCCCCGGCTTCAAGGGCGGGCTGGGCCAGTTGCAGACACTGCGCAGCATCGGCCGCCAACTGCTGCCGCTGTCGTTGACCACAGGTTATGGCGAAGTGCTCGGCACCTGGTGCCTGACCAGCATCGAGGAAGAGCAGGGCGCCCTGCTGGCCGGCGGCATTCCGCGCAAACAAGGGTTTTCACTGGAGTTCGTAAGCTATGGCCAGGATTTGTACAACGTCTGA
- a CDS encoding phage tail sheath subtilisin-like domain-containing protein — MSGFFHGVTVTNVDTGARSIALPSSSIIGLVDTFTEGPGVTAKANDLILITSEREAVAAFGQDAAITKACRAIYSRAKAVIVACGVAKLEDGAEQTAAIIGNVLADGKRTGLQALLDGKSRFNAQPRLLVAPKHSATQAVGTALVALADKLRAIAIIDGPNSTDEAAIAYAKNFGAKRAFLVDPGVRYWDNAAEATVDAPGSAWVAGLFAYTDREYGFWASPSNKEFVGITGTTRAVEFLDGDDTCRANLLNNANIATIIRDDGFRLWGNRTLSSDPKWAFVTRVRTMDIVMDAILYGHKWAVDRSITATYVKDVTEGLQAFMRDLKNQGAIINFEVFADPELNTASQLEQGKVYWNIRFTDVPPAENPNFRVEVTNQWLTEVLDSAA, encoded by the coding sequence ATGAGTGGATTCTTCCACGGCGTCACCGTGACCAACGTCGACACCGGCGCGCGCAGCATCGCACTGCCGTCGTCCTCGATCATCGGCCTGGTCGACACCTTCACCGAAGGCCCGGGCGTCACCGCCAAGGCCAACGACCTGATCCTGATCACCAGCGAGCGCGAAGCGGTCGCGGCGTTCGGTCAGGACGCAGCGATCACCAAGGCCTGCCGCGCCATCTACAGCCGCGCCAAGGCGGTCATCGTCGCCTGCGGCGTGGCCAAGCTCGAAGACGGCGCCGAGCAGACCGCGGCGATCATCGGCAACGTGCTGGCCGACGGCAAGCGCACCGGCCTGCAGGCGCTGCTCGACGGCAAGAGCCGATTCAACGCCCAGCCACGCCTGCTGGTGGCGCCCAAGCACAGCGCCACCCAGGCCGTGGGTACCGCACTGGTGGCTCTGGCCGACAAGCTGCGTGCCATCGCCATCATCGACGGCCCGAACAGCACCGATGAAGCGGCTATTGCTTACGCCAAGAACTTCGGCGCCAAGCGCGCCTTCCTGGTCGACCCGGGCGTGCGCTACTGGGACAACGCCGCCGAGGCCACCGTCGACGCGCCGGGCTCGGCCTGGGTCGCCGGCCTGTTCGCCTACACCGACCGCGAGTACGGCTTCTGGGCGTCGCCGTCGAACAAGGAGTTCGTCGGCATCACCGGCACCACCCGCGCGGTGGAGTTCCTCGATGGCGACGACACCTGCCGCGCCAACCTGCTGAACAACGCCAACATCGCCACCATCATCCGCGACGACGGCTTCCGCCTGTGGGGCAACCGCACCCTGTCGAGCGACCCGAAATGGGCCTTCGTCACCCGCGTGCGCACCATGGACATCGTCATGGACGCGATCCTCTATGGCCACAAGTGGGCCGTGGACCGCTCCATCACCGCCACCTACGTCAAGGACGTCACCGAGGGCCTGCAGGCCTTCATGCGCGACCTGAAGAACCAGGGCGCGATCATCAACTTCGAAGTCTTCGCCGACCCGGAGCTGAACACCGCCAGCCAGCTGGAGCAGGGCAAGGTGTACTGGAACATCCGCTTCACCGACGTGCCGCCTGCCGAAAACCCCAATTTCCGCGTCGAAGTCACCAACCAGTGGCTGACCGAAGTCCTCGATTCCGCCGCTTAA
- a CDS encoding phage tail protein: MANATTQFGGFLTNTGIAQQANTAVLGLPWNITHMLIGDAGGDPSQTPDPTPKPTQTALVRQVYRAQLNALYQSPADPGVLVAELVLPPETGGWWIRELALEDANGNFIAVAKPAPSYKPLLAQGSGRTQTIRMHVVFGNLANVTLKVDPSIVLATRDYVDKAREAAELYARNQLKAHVEAADPHPQYLRRADAAKDVGPLAWLGVATGSADALTLKLKSGESALAAYAAGQRFQFQASATNTGAVTARINSLAAVAVKKSGNTGLVDLVGGDIRAGALYDLNYDGSYFQLGGGVGANKAFERFSFEASVGQTVFNLAHTIGSTIVLRNGREVTDYLSDGQKITFKAPCSLGEAVEILAFSSFQAANSYTKAETQALLNTASALPVGTMLPFPRGTVPAGFLEVDGSTQSAAVYPDLAAYLGGAFNKGNETAGFFRLPDTRGEFLRGWDHGRGVDADRGVGTSQSDAIQNITGALGLRGGVGQGLGVLGGTSGAFTGVFGESSPANTITRDASSAAASDVARFDASKVARTAAETRPRNLAVMWCIKAWNAPVNQGQIDVAALVAELTALRSSTPVGAILPFPKAEAPAGYLELDGSLQSVATYPDLATYLGTAYNTGGEPAGYFRLPDYRGEFLRGWDHGRGVDGGRDIGSPQKGSLQTLDSTNTTPTVTGLYNAIITPESSARAAFGLDLANPVNYPSVSYSGVTGSAGTLAAEGQNFGVTRPRNLAVMWCIKAWSTPVNQGQVDVASLAMQVAPATEVKPGILRLATQAQVDAGEGDEASVTPRKLRWGFAASLTLNGYLALPSWLGGLIIQWGLTPGLAGGVVGNVSFPLQFNANAFTVQLTYMDTGNLMPASRGGPVQLSGLSKTGFAYSHSGSGGAGVQHSWLAVGR, from the coding sequence ATGGCTAACGCAACCACCCAATTCGGTGGGTTCCTGACCAACACCGGCATCGCCCAGCAGGCCAATACCGCCGTGCTGGGGCTGCCCTGGAACATCACCCATATGCTGATCGGCGATGCCGGCGGCGACCCTTCGCAGACCCCCGATCCCACCCCGAAACCCACCCAGACCGCGCTGGTGCGCCAGGTCTACCGGGCGCAACTGAATGCCCTTTACCAATCGCCTGCCGACCCTGGCGTGCTGGTCGCCGAACTGGTCCTGCCCCCCGAGACCGGTGGCTGGTGGATCCGCGAGCTGGCGCTGGAAGACGCCAACGGCAACTTCATCGCCGTGGCCAAGCCGGCGCCCAGCTACAAACCGTTGCTGGCGCAAGGCTCCGGGCGTACCCAGACCATCCGCATGCACGTGGTGTTCGGCAACCTCGCCAATGTCACGCTGAAGGTCGATCCGAGCATCGTCCTCGCGACACGCGACTATGTGGACAAGGCCCGCGAAGCGGCCGAGCTCTACGCCCGCAACCAGCTCAAGGCGCACGTGGAGGCCGCCGACCCGCATCCGCAGTACCTGCGCCGCGCCGATGCGGCCAAGGATGTCGGGCCGCTGGCCTGGCTCGGTGTCGCCACCGGCAGCGCCGATGCCCTGACGCTGAAGCTCAAGAGCGGCGAGTCGGCCCTGGCGGCCTACGCTGCTGGCCAGCGCTTCCAGTTCCAGGCCAGCGCTACTAATACCGGCGCCGTGACGGCGCGCATCAACAGCCTGGCCGCCGTGGCGGTGAAGAAGTCCGGCAATACTGGCCTGGTCGACCTGGTGGGCGGCGATATCCGTGCCGGCGCCCTGTACGACCTGAACTACGACGGCAGCTACTTCCAGCTTGGCGGTGGCGTCGGTGCCAACAAGGCATTCGAGCGTTTCTCGTTCGAGGCGTCGGTCGGCCAGACCGTCTTCAACCTGGCGCACACCATCGGCAGCACCATCGTGCTGCGCAACGGCCGCGAGGTCACCGACTACCTGTCCGACGGCCAGAAGATCACCTTCAAGGCACCCTGCAGCCTGGGCGAAGCCGTGGAGATCCTGGCTTTCAGTTCATTCCAGGCCGCGAACAGCTACACCAAGGCCGAAACCCAGGCGCTGTTGAATACTGCGTCGGCATTGCCAGTAGGCACCATGCTGCCGTTCCCACGAGGCACGGTGCCGGCGGGCTTCCTCGAAGTCGACGGCAGTACCCAGAGCGCGGCGGTGTATCCGGATTTGGCGGCGTACCTGGGTGGGGCTTTCAACAAAGGTAACGAGACGGCGGGGTTCTTCCGCTTGCCGGATACTCGCGGTGAGTTCCTTCGTGGATGGGATCATGGGCGAGGGGTGGATGCTGATCGAGGGGTAGGCACATCCCAGAGTGATGCGATTCAGAATATCACTGGAGCTCTCGGCTTGCGTGGAGGCGTGGGACAAGGCCTTGGTGTTTTGGGCGGAACTTCTGGTGCTTTTACCGGCGTCTTTGGTGAGTCGTCACCTGCCAATACGATTACCCGAGATGCATCCTCCGCCGCAGCCAGTGATGTGGCTCGTTTCGATGCTTCAAAGGTAGCAAGGACCGCTGCAGAAACTCGTCCGCGCAACTTGGCAGTGATGTGGTGCATCAAGGCCTGGAATGCGCCGGTGAACCAGGGGCAGATCGATGTTGCGGCGCTTGTCGCCGAACTGACGGCATTGCGCTCCTCGACACCTGTTGGTGCAATCCTGCCGTTTCCCAAAGCCGAGGCCCCAGCTGGCTATCTCGAGCTTGATGGCAGCCTGCAAAGCGTGGCGACCTATCCCGATCTGGCGACCTACCTGGGCACGGCCTACAACACGGGCGGCGAACCGGCGGGCTATTTCCGTCTGCCCGATTACCGTGGTGAGTTCCTTCGCGGTTGGGACCACGGACGTGGTGTCGATGGCGGTCGAGATATAGGGTCGCCGCAGAAGGGCAGTCTGCAGACGCTCGACTCGACAAATACGACGCCGACCGTAACAGGCTTGTACAACGCGATCATCACCCCCGAGTCCAGCGCACGCGCTGCTTTTGGGCTTGATCTGGCTAATCCAGTGAATTACCCATCCGTTAGCTACAGTGGCGTTACGGGGTCGGCAGGAACACTTGCAGCTGAGGGGCAGAACTTCGGGGTGACCCGCCCACGCAACCTTGCCGTCATGTGGTGCATCAAAGCCTGGAGTACCCCGGTGAACCAGGGGCAGGTCGACGTGGCTTCGCTGGCGATGCAAGTGGCGCCGGCTACCGAGGTGAAGCCCGGGATCCTCAGGCTGGCGACTCAAGCTCAGGTCGATGCGGGCGAGGGCGACGAAGCGTCCGTCACGCCCAGGAAACTGCGCTGGGGCTTCGCTGCCAGCCTCACCCTCAACGGTTATCTTGCCCTGCCTTCATGGTTGGGTGGCCTGATCATTCAATGGGGCCTGACACCCGGTTTGGCCGGTGGCGTGGTCGGGAATGTCTCGTTCCCGCTGCAGTTCAATGCCAACGCCTTCACGGTGCAACTGACCTACATGGATACAGGCAATCTGATGCCTGCGTCGCGGGGTGGCCCGGTGCAATTGAGCGGGCTGTCGAAAACAGGATTTGCATATTCACATTCCGGGAGCGGCGGTGCTGGCGTGCAGCACAGCTGGCTGGCCGTGGGCCGCTGA
- a CDS encoding tail protein X: MARICTTSEGDVLDTLCQHYYGHLDGSVEAVLEANQGLADEAQPFRSGVRIGLPELAAVATNTVQLWD, encoded by the coding sequence ATGGCCAGGATTTGTACAACGTCTGAAGGCGACGTGCTCGACACGCTCTGCCAGCACTACTACGGCCACCTCGATGGCTCGGTCGAAGCGGTGCTCGAGGCCAACCAGGGCCTGGCGGACGAGGCCCAGCCCTTTCGCAGCGGGGTGCGCATCGGGTTGCCGGAGCTGGCCGCAGTGGCTACGAACACCGTGCAACTGTGGGACTGA
- a CDS encoding GPW/gp25 family protein, producing the protein MIGLDRRTGQPLTGIAHLRQSIEDILTTPLGSRRMRPEYGSQLRRFVDLPVNEGWKSAVQAEVARALGRWEPRLKLDRVKVVAVLDGQVSLALSGRYLGDDALVEVTV; encoded by the coding sequence ATGATCGGTCTGGACCGCCGCACCGGCCAGCCCCTGACGGGCATCGCCCACCTGCGCCAATCCATCGAGGACATCCTCACCACCCCGCTGGGCAGCCGGCGCATGCGCCCCGAGTATGGCAGCCAGCTGCGCCGCTTCGTCGACCTGCCGGTCAACGAAGGCTGGAAGAGCGCAGTGCAGGCCGAAGTGGCCCGCGCCCTCGGGCGCTGGGAACCGCGCCTGAAGCTCGACCGGGTCAAGGTCGTGGCTGTGCTCGACGGCCAGGTCAGCTTGGCCTTGAGTGGCCGCTACCTGGGCGATGACGCCCTGGTGGAGGTGACCGTATGA
- a CDS encoding phage tail protein, with protein MSRSDVLASIESGMLSVQGINNKVIRGNTVLAAHETGFLLADASAGQTKITLPQASKPMDVRIQRLDNTANRLLVYAADGEKIKFHTHLRPEGYPFCMVLGGGDFWHLRSDGAGSWLLLDRLDNTSLGRVVFETSTALSPGGWDIPNARLLNRNDWPWLWDHAQKSGMLVNDAQRAGMEGGWTHGDGASTFRIPELRAEFIRSLDEGRGADPARTPGSFQSASLVHGEIVDAVSSFRRMQNMKPKFFDVSDTSEAVAVSTTTATVTTQSIVANSAYFGAVRPRNIAYPSRIKLI; from the coding sequence ATGAGCCGCAGCGACGTACTGGCTTCGATCGAGAGCGGCATGCTCTCGGTGCAGGGCATCAACAATAAGGTCATCCGTGGCAACACGGTGCTGGCCGCACATGAGACGGGATTCCTCTTGGCCGACGCTTCGGCTGGCCAGACCAAGATCACCTTGCCCCAGGCGAGCAAGCCGATGGACGTGCGTATCCAGCGCCTGGACAACACGGCCAACCGCCTGTTGGTGTACGCCGCCGACGGCGAGAAGATCAAGTTCCACACCCACCTGCGTCCTGAAGGTTACCCGTTCTGCATGGTGCTGGGCGGTGGCGACTTCTGGCATCTGCGCAGCGATGGTGCGGGCAGTTGGCTGTTGCTGGACCGACTGGACAACACCTCCCTGGGGCGTGTGGTGTTCGAAACATCGACAGCGTTGAGCCCGGGTGGTTGGGATATTCCCAACGCCAGATTGTTGAATCGAAACGACTGGCCTTGGCTCTGGGACCACGCCCAAAAATCCGGAATGCTGGTGAACGATGCGCAACGCGCCGGAATGGAGGGCGGATGGACCCATGGCGATGGTGCCAGCACGTTCCGTATCCCCGAGCTACGCGCTGAGTTCATTCGCTCGCTTGACGAGGGGCGCGGTGCGGATCCCGCACGGACGCCTGGTTCGTTCCAGTCCGCTTCGCTGGTACATGGGGAAATTGTCGATGCCGTTTCGTCCTTCCGGCGCATGCAAAACATGAAACCCAAGTTCTTCGATGTGTCGGATACAAGTGAAGCCGTGGCGGTGTCGACGACGACAGCTACCGTCACCACACAATCGATCGTGGCCAACAGCGCCTATTTTGGCGCTGTGAGGCCGCGCAACATTGCCTATCCAAGCCGCATCAAGTTGATCTGA
- a CDS encoding phage tail assembly chaperone — MAKNQRLYSPATGCTYIPNISTDIPADAVPISEERFLEVLAVTVAGKVLGHDAEGLPVLIDAQAPATDLAMEERQWRDGRLAEMIWLRDRHRDQLEIGVQTNLSAEQFRGLLTYLQALRDWPQSSDFPDINFRPVAPAFLEQQGRPA; from the coding sequence ATGGCCAAGAACCAACGACTGTACAGCCCCGCCACGGGCTGTACCTACATTCCGAATATTTCCACTGACATTCCCGCTGATGCCGTGCCGATCAGTGAAGAGCGTTTTCTCGAAGTGCTGGCGGTCACGGTGGCAGGCAAGGTCCTGGGGCACGATGCTGAAGGGCTGCCTGTTCTTATCGACGCCCAGGCGCCGGCAACTGACCTTGCCATGGAGGAACGACAATGGCGCGACGGTAGGCTGGCCGAAATGATCTGGTTGCGTGACCGTCATCGCGATCAGTTGGAAATCGGCGTACAGACGAATCTGAGTGCCGAACAATTCCGTGGCTTGTTGACTTACCTCCAGGCCCTACGCGACTGGCCTCAATCAAGTGATTTCCCTGACATCAATTTCCGCCCGGTGGCACCGGCGTTTCTTGAACAGCAAGGGAGGCCAGCATGA
- a CDS encoding phage tail assembly protein: MAQAKKLPQWLTVNAERVTVRLSRPSEANGVQVDSLSLRAPTVRDIRNAQAGGTGDDEQRELNLFASLAEVGVKDLEGLALKDYSRLQTGYFRLVQDDEL; encoded by the coding sequence ATGGCTCAAGCGAAAAAGCTTCCGCAATGGCTGACCGTGAACGCCGAGCGCGTGACCGTGCGCCTGTCGCGCCCTAGCGAGGCCAACGGTGTACAGGTCGATAGCTTGTCGCTGCGCGCCCCCACCGTGCGTGACATCCGCAATGCCCAGGCCGGTGGCACGGGCGATGACGAGCAGCGCGAACTGAACTTGTTCGCCTCGCTCGCCGAAGTCGGCGTCAAGGACCTCGAAGGCCTGGCCCTCAAGGACTATAGCCGTCTGCAAACCGGCTATTTTCGCCTGGTGCAGGACGACGAGCTTTGA